In Panulirus ornatus isolate Po-2019 chromosome 49, ASM3632096v1, whole genome shotgun sequence, the following proteins share a genomic window:
- the LOC139764283 gene encoding oplophorus-luciferin 2-monooxygenase non-catalytic subunit-like produces MVADASKPSPKSHNNANEIQNQIIFTCVEAFRHLRFLLVAGEPRASKSRDLGQQGPPIPWCRRAWEKPALPTPALIPVPSDKPCPSDASIHPCTCVADDQLNVDVDCSAVTGEDELREIFQNNFPSTHCRRLTIYENQNLGTLREGDLGTATFQEIWITEGALTTVQPNALSESFSTAKYLVFNYNSISEFPFSQLSSFTNLLSLDLRHNNLKGFPGLNSTTLQSLYFTKNPLGHLPVDAFVNTPALSDIQLSQTGIHDLESGTFSGLPNLRNVALGGNHLTSLRENSVEFDNRKGLVDVGCNDIHTVAANAFPGLIKGWVYIHHNHLTELAESAWWTLLNNGGYVDAFDNPLQCGCDVAWLVRNSTLLHEVDIYTTCANGVPLRSLDPADYRDC; encoded by the exons ATGGTGGCCGATGCATCAAAGCCGAGTCCAAAATCACACAATAATGCGAACGAAATTCAAAACCAGATCATATTTACATGCGTGGAAGCATTTCGTCACTTGCGCTTTTTATTGGTCGCTGGGGAGCCTAGAGCGAGTAAGTCGCGCGAT CTGGGCCAGCAGGGGCCACCGATCCCTTGGTGTCGGAGGGCCTGGGAGAAGCCTGCCCTTCCGACACCAGCACTCATCCCTGTACCCTCGGACAAGCCTTGCCCTTCCGACGCCAGCATCCATCCGTGTACGTGCGTGGCGGACGACCAGCTGAACGTGGACGTGGATTGCTCAGCCGTGACGGGTGAAGATGAGTTGAGAGAGATCTTCCAGAATAACTTCCCGTCCACCCACTGCCGCCGGCTGACCATCTACGAGAACCAGAACCTGGGAACCTTACGTGAAGGTGACCTGGGCACAGCCACCTTCCAGGAGATTTGGATCACCGAAGGAGCGCTGACGACGGTCCAGCCCAACGCTCTCTCGGAGAGTTTCTCAACGGCCAAGTATCTCGTCTTCAATTATAACTCCATATCCGAATTTCCCTTTTCCCAATTGTCATCCTTCACGAATCTTCTTTCCCTGGATCTGAGACACAACAACCTGAAAGGCTTCCCTGGCCTCAACTCTACAACACTGCAATCTCTGTACTTCACGAAGAACCCGTTGGGTCATCTACCCGTGGACGCCTTCGTCAACACTCCTGCCCTGAGTGACATCCAGCTCTCCCAGACCGGCATACATGATCTGGAATCAG GAACATTCTCTGGCCTTCCAAACCTCAGAAATGTGGCTCTGGGAGGCAACCATCTGACCAGCTTGAGAGAAAACAGTGTAGAGTTCGACAACCGCAAAGGTTTGGTGGATGTGGGTTGCAACGATATCCACACTGTGGCCGCCAATGCTTTCCCAG GTCTGATTAAGGGCTGGGtatacatccaccacaaccacctgacGGAGCTGGCGGAGAGCGCGTGGTGGACCCTGCTGAACAACGGTGGATACGTGGACGCCTTTG ATAACCCTCTTCAGTGTGGCTGTGACGTAGCCTGGCTCGTCCGAAACTCTACCCTCTTGCATGAGGTTGACATCTACACTACTTGTGCTAACGGCGTCCCCCTGAGGAGTCTCGATCCTGCTGACTACCGGGACTGTTGA